The following coding sequences are from one Frigoribacterium sp. Leaf415 window:
- the galT gene encoding galactose-1-phosphate uridylyltransferase — protein sequence MSSITKRATVLSDGRELIYFDDADTTLTAERRVDARTLDPRPDTATMRQDVLTGEWVSIAASRQNRVFLPPAELDPLAPASETNPSEIPDVYDVAVFENRSPSFGPLLESDDAPEGLDDLTRIGLERTLRSVGRCEVVCFSPETHGSFADLSESRARTVVEAWADRTAALSALPGIQQVFPFENRGQAIGVTLHHPHGQIYAYPYVTPRTTRLLDSIETYGPTLFADLLDRERSGPRVVLAGEHFTAFVPFAARWPIEIHLLPHRHAPDFAALTDDERDELAVMYRRLLRGVDGLYDDPTPYIAAWHQAPVGVGRDTVRLMLQITSPRRAESKLKFLAGSEAAMGAWVGDLVPEVQADRIREAIERS from the coding sequence ATGTCGTCCATCACGAAACGCGCGACGGTCCTGTCCGACGGTCGCGAACTCATCTACTTCGACGACGCCGACACCACGCTCACGGCCGAGCGACGCGTCGACGCCCGCACGCTCGACCCGCGTCCCGACACGGCGACCATGCGACAGGACGTCCTCACCGGCGAGTGGGTCTCGATCGCAGCGTCGCGGCAGAACCGCGTGTTCCTGCCCCCGGCCGAGCTCGACCCGCTCGCACCGGCCAGCGAGACGAACCCGTCCGAGATCCCCGACGTCTACGACGTAGCCGTGTTCGAGAACCGCTCGCCGTCGTTCGGGCCGCTGCTCGAGAGCGACGACGCTCCCGAGGGCCTCGACGACCTGACGCGGATCGGCCTCGAACGCACCCTCCGCAGCGTCGGCCGGTGCGAGGTCGTCTGCTTCAGCCCCGAGACCCACGGGTCGTTCGCCGACCTGAGCGAGTCGCGCGCCCGCACGGTGGTCGAGGCCTGGGCCGACCGCACGGCCGCCCTGTCGGCCCTGCCCGGCATCCAGCAGGTGTTCCCCTTCGAGAACCGCGGCCAGGCCATCGGCGTCACCCTGCACCACCCGCACGGCCAGATCTACGCCTACCCCTACGTCACACCGCGCACGACGCGACTGCTCGACAGCATCGAGACCTACGGCCCGACCCTGTTCGCCGACCTGCTCGACCGCGAACGCTCCGGCCCGCGCGTCGTCCTCGCGGGCGAGCACTTCACGGCCTTCGTGCCGTTCGCCGCGCGCTGGCCGATCGAGATCCACCTGCTGCCGCACCGCCACGCCCCCGACTTCGCGGCACTGACCGACGACGAACGCGACGAGCTCGCGGTCATGTACCGGCGCCTCCTGCGCGGGGTCGACGGCCTGTACGACGACCCGACGCCCTACATCGCCGCCTGGCACCAGGCCCCCGTCGGCGTCGGACGCGACACCGTGCGCCTGATGCTGCAGATCACCTCGCCTCGTCGGGCCGAGAGCAAGTTGAAGTTCCTGGCAGGCTCCGAGGCGGCGATGGGAGCCTGGGTGGGCGACCTCGTCCCCGAGGTGCAGGCCGACCGAATCCGAGAGGCGATCGAGCGATCATGA
- a CDS encoding DeoR/GlpR family DNA-binding transcription regulator, protein MNGNSTPPPQPAPLPGERRRDRIADLVGRRGFVRTAELAREFRLSEVTIRTDLESLAADGLLSRVHGGALSVDRPAERPFEEESSVSTEAKRAIGVEAASLVRSGDCVVLDVGTTTTQIALALLERHDLEGVVVVTNGLTIALALEQAVPRFTVIVSGGTLRPLQHSLVNPLATSVFASVTADLAFIGCTGVHATHGVTNVNLPETDLKRLMTQTARRSYIVADGSKLGEAHLGVIGPLETFEGLVTAGADDGAVAELRRAGLAVVTAGGAGEVDAPPRDPAPSRP, encoded by the coding sequence GTGAACGGCAACTCGACCCCGCCCCCGCAGCCCGCGCCGCTGCCGGGCGAGCGGCGTCGCGACCGCATCGCCGACCTCGTCGGGCGTCGCGGGTTCGTCCGCACGGCCGAGCTGGCGCGCGAGTTCCGGCTGTCCGAGGTGACGATCCGCACCGATCTCGAGAGCCTCGCGGCGGACGGTCTGCTCTCGCGAGTGCACGGCGGGGCGCTGTCGGTCGACCGGCCGGCCGAGCGCCCGTTCGAAGAAGAGAGCTCGGTGTCGACCGAGGCCAAGAGGGCGATCGGGGTCGAAGCCGCGTCGCTCGTGCGCTCGGGCGACTGCGTCGTGCTCGACGTCGGCACGACGACCACGCAGATCGCGTTGGCCCTGCTCGAACGGCACGACCTCGAGGGGGTCGTGGTCGTGACGAACGGCCTCACCATCGCGCTGGCGCTCGAGCAGGCGGTGCCGCGGTTCACCGTGATCGTGTCCGGCGGCACCTTGCGACCGCTGCAGCACTCGCTGGTCAACCCGCTGGCGACGAGCGTGTTCGCGAGCGTGACGGCCGACCTGGCGTTCATCGGCTGCACCGGCGTCCATGCGACCCACGGCGTGACGAACGTCAACCTGCCCGAGACCGACCTCAAGCGCCTCATGACCCAGACGGCCCGACGGTCGTACATCGTGGCCGACGGCAGCAAGCTCGGCGAGGCCCATCTGGGCGTCATCGGGCCGCTCGAGACCTTCGAGGGGCTCGTCACGGCGGGGGCGGACGACGGTGCCGTCGCCGAGCTGCGTCGAGCGGGCCTCGCCGTCGTGACCGCAGGAGGCGCGGGCGAGGTCGACGCGCCTCCTCGCGACCCGGCCCCCTCGCGTCCCTGA